The following are encoded in a window of Prosthecodimorpha staleyi genomic DNA:
- a CDS encoding flagellin, with product MAMRVATFSGTSDLVQAAMRVQAEQADATLQQASGKVATDYGGYGAGAGRIIALETYIDRTTIYEKAATAARSQVEAAASAVGSMADLLNQFTSALTSIDSSLSDGATLQETAASILDQMTALMNTKYQGRYLFAGSATDLAPVVQDAIAPQTTPTSADTSYYAGTDETASVRVSAEEVIRYGVTADDAGFETTLRALSLIAGADLSGGGYDSATLTEARSLVDTAVSGLATAQARLGLSSAALESAVTARQDDRTYAETELSGKTDVDVAAVAARLSSYQTQLEAAYAAIGKIQSLRLSDFLK from the coding sequence ATGGCCATGCGCGTCGCAACCTTCTCCGGCACGTCCGATCTCGTCCAGGCCGCCATGCGCGTCCAGGCCGAGCAGGCCGACGCCACGCTCCAGCAGGCATCCGGCAAGGTCGCCACGGACTATGGCGGCTATGGTGCCGGAGCCGGGCGGATCATCGCGCTGGAGACCTATATCGACCGCACGACCATCTACGAGAAGGCCGCGACCGCGGCGCGCAGCCAGGTCGAGGCGGCGGCCAGCGCGGTCGGATCGATGGCCGATCTGCTCAACCAGTTCACCTCCGCACTGACGTCGATCGATTCGTCGCTGAGCGACGGCGCGACGCTGCAGGAGACGGCGGCCTCGATCCTCGACCAGATGACCGCCCTGATGAACACGAAATACCAGGGCCGCTATCTGTTCGCCGGTTCGGCCACCGACCTGGCGCCGGTGGTCCAGGACGCGATCGCACCGCAGACCACGCCGACCAGCGCCGATACCAGCTACTATGCCGGCACCGACGAGACCGCGTCGGTGCGCGTCTCGGCCGAGGAGGTGATCCGTTACGGCGTGACCGCCGACGATGCCGGCTTCGAGACGACGCTGCGCGCTCTCAGCCTGATCGCCGGCGCCGATTTGAGCGGTGGCGGCTACGACTCGGCGACCCTGACCGAGGCGCGAAGCCTGGTCGACACGGCGGTGAGCGGCCTCGCCACGGCCCAGGCCCGGCTCGGCCTCTCCTCCGCGGCGCTCGAAAGCGCCGTCACGGCGCGCCAGGACGACCGGACCTATGCGGAGACGGAGCTGTCGGGCAAGACGGATGTGGATGTCGCCGCCGTGGCGGCGCGCCTCTCCAGCTACCAGACCCAGTTGGAGGCCGCCTATGCGGCGATCGGCAAGATCCAGAGCCTTCGGCTCAGCGATTTCCTGAAGTGA
- the fliD gene encoding flagellar filament capping protein FliD, translating into MTTVSSTSTTSTATTSTKSSYASTDPTDIDWDGLIEEAVNAKLARADSIETKLTAAETKRAAYEEAQSLLSALATAAEALRAPSGTLAADDDVFRNRTAYLTAVGDVTASSVVSVTADTDADVGTYELKVTQIAKAHRVSSADQTSSSEALALAGTITLGTAGTGSATIDITADMDLDAIAQAVNAVTDDTGVKATVMKVSDTAYRLVLSSTETGQTIEATDGGGVLESLGVIDADGAFADELQAAQNAVFSIDGVEMTRSTNDIDDALDGVTLHLYAVTSTDETSSNAVTLEIATDLSAVEEAVSAFVDAYNAYRDFALLQQTAASDGTASSDAVLFGDSTLRSINNALASALTFSIDDTSLTTLGITFDDDNKLVLDTDTLESALLDDLDSLEALFSYQFTASSSDLQLLRRGTEAPDSFTIDITVDADGTLTGASVGGDDSLFTVSGSRIVGATGTIYEGLVLVFTGTESASIDITTSRGLAERIYTAADGASDSSDGTLAGLIDNLSTKESDYQSQIDDIQTRAEAYRTIITARYARIQASISVAESTLSYLKALLAQSTDS; encoded by the coding sequence ATGACCACGGTATCGAGCACGTCGACGACATCGACGGCGACGACCAGCACCAAGTCCAGCTATGCCTCGACCGATCCGACCGACATCGATTGGGACGGCCTGATCGAAGAGGCGGTCAATGCCAAGCTGGCCCGGGCCGACTCGATCGAAACCAAGCTGACCGCAGCAGAGACCAAGCGGGCGGCCTATGAGGAGGCGCAGAGCCTGCTGTCTGCCCTGGCGACGGCCGCCGAGGCCCTGCGCGCGCCGAGCGGTACCCTTGCGGCCGACGACGACGTTTTCCGCAACCGCACCGCCTATCTGACCGCGGTCGGCGATGTGACGGCCTCTTCGGTCGTCTCGGTGACGGCGGATACCGATGCGGATGTCGGAACCTACGAGCTCAAGGTGACGCAGATCGCCAAGGCGCACCGGGTCTCCAGCGCGGACCAGACCTCCAGTTCCGAGGCCCTCGCCCTGGCCGGCACGATCACGCTCGGCACCGCCGGCACCGGCTCGGCGACGATCGATATCACCGCGGACATGGATCTCGACGCGATCGCCCAGGCGGTCAACGCGGTCACAGACGACACCGGCGTCAAGGCCACGGTGATGAAGGTGTCCGACACGGCCTATCGGCTGGTTCTGTCCTCGACCGAGACCGGCCAGACCATCGAGGCGACCGACGGCGGCGGCGTGCTCGAAAGTCTCGGCGTGATCGATGCCGACGGTGCCTTCGCGGACGAGCTGCAGGCCGCCCAGAATGCCGTCTTCTCGATCGACGGGGTCGAGATGACGCGCTCGACCAACGACATCGACGACGCGCTCGACGGCGTCACCCTGCATCTCTACGCCGTCACATCGACCGACGAGACCAGCTCCAACGCGGTCACACTGGAGATCGCCACCGATCTATCGGCCGTCGAGGAGGCGGTCAGCGCCTTCGTCGACGCCTACAACGCCTATCGCGACTTCGCGCTGTTGCAGCAGACGGCGGCGTCCGACGGCACGGCCTCTTCCGATGCCGTCCTGTTCGGCGACAGTACCCTGCGCAGCATCAACAATGCGCTCGCCTCGGCGCTGACCTTCAGCATCGACGATACTTCGCTGACGACGCTCGGCATCACCTTCGACGACGACAACAAGCTCGTGCTCGACACCGACACGCTCGAATCGGCCCTGCTCGACGATCTCGACAGTCTCGAAGCCCTGTTCTCCTACCAGTTCACCGCCTCCTCCTCCGATCTCCAGCTCCTGCGCCGCGGCACCGAGGCGCCGGACAGCTTCACGATCGACATCACGGTCGACGCGGACGGCACGCTGACGGGGGCTTCGGTCGGCGGCGACGACAGCCTGTTCACCGTCTCCGGCTCGCGCATCGTCGGGGCGACCGGGACGATCTACGAGGGACTGGTCCTGGTCTTCACCGGCACGGAATCCGCCTCGATCGACATCACCACGTCGCGCGGCCTGGCCGAGCGCATCTACACCGCGGCCGATGGCGCGTCGGATTCGAGCGACGGCACCCTGGCCGGCCTGATCGACAATCTTTCGACCAAGGAATCCGACTACCAGAGCCAGATCGACGACATCCAAACCCGGGCCGAGGCCTACCGGACCATCATCACCGCCCGCTACGCCCGCATCCAGGCCTCCATCTCGGTCGCCGAATCGACCCTCTCCTACCTCAAGGCGCTGCTGGCGCAGTCGACCGATTCGTAA
- a CDS encoding flagellar hook capping FlgD N-terminal domain-containing protein, with product MSSISSLSSLLSTSSSASTSSTSSTSSSSTSTTTADFLSLLATELQNQDPTDPTDASELMSQMMSFASFAQQTEMNSSLLSLQESVSSIAESLSSATASAA from the coding sequence ATGAGCTCGATCAGCTCGCTGTCGTCGCTGCTTTCGACGTCTTCTTCCGCCTCGACGTCCTCGACGTCTTCGACATCGAGCTCGTCCACGTCGACGACGACCGCCGATTTCCTGAGCCTGCTGGCGACCGAACTGCAGAACCAGGATCCGACCGATCCGACCGACGCCTCGGAACTGATGTCGCAGATGATGTCCTTCGCCAGCTTCGCCCAGCAGACGGAGATGAATTCGAGCCTGCTCAGCCTGCAGGAAAGCGTCTCGTCGATCGCCGAAAGCCTGTCATCCGCCACCGCTTCGGCCGCCTGA
- a CDS encoding flagellar export chaperone FliS has product MYPRVANAAYRQANAAVAPTVALVRVYDELIVAMTQAVRAMEEGKHETCFARIQRVTTILRGLDCALDFERGGDIAERLHKVYNSYILQLHISYARPDRIDRYRRLMDGMRSLREAWVQVALEMRGG; this is encoded by the coding sequence ATGTATCCGAGAGTGGCGAATGCCGCCTATCGCCAGGCCAATGCCGCCGTCGCGCCCACCGTGGCGCTCGTGCGCGTCTACGACGAATTGATCGTGGCCATGACCCAGGCCGTGCGCGCCATGGAGGAAGGCAAGCACGAGACCTGCTTCGCGCGGATCCAGCGGGTCACCACGATTCTGCGCGGGCTCGACTGCGCGCTCGACTTCGAGCGCGGCGGCGATATCGCGGAGCGGCTGCACAAGGTCTACAACAGCTATATCCTGCAACTGCACATTTCCTATGCCAGACCGGATCGCATCGACCGGTATCGCCGGCTGATGGACGGCATGCGGTCGCTGCGCGAGGCCTGGGTCCAGGTGGCGCTCGAGATGCGCGGCGGCTGA
- the flgE gene encoding flagellar hook protein FlgE has protein sequence MSLSGAINSAVSALRAQSQALAVTSDNIANAETYGYKTSYSLFESLVTSSGSTVTGSYSAGGVQAATRSNVTSSGLLESTSNSTDLAIDGQGFFVVSAGDGTDTLYYTRNGAFTVNTEGELTNNGYTLLGWPTDADGNVTGGTNTENLTPIDIDSIASSASATTEASVVANLPANAEIGDTFTSTMDLYDSLGTPAQSTMTWTKTAENTWTLSFSDPTASGDTTTTVGTVSSSAITVTFNGDGTLASTDPSPATLTIAGWTSGAVDSSISLDLGTAGSANGLSQYTSSASTLTVSPTISQDGKAYGTLSSIAVADDGTVNATYSNGQTKSIFKIPVATFTNANGLEALSGAVYRVTDESGASTLHLAGADGAGTIQGSTLEASTTDTNEQFSNMIAAQQAYSAASKVMSTANDMFQTLLQVVS, from the coding sequence ATGAGCCTCTCCGGTGCGATCAATTCGGCCGTTTCGGCGTTGCGCGCCCAATCCCAGGCGCTCGCGGTAACATCCGACAACATCGCCAATGCCGAGACCTACGGCTACAAGACCAGCTATTCTCTGTTCGAGTCGCTGGTCACATCGTCCGGGTCGACGGTCACGGGCAGCTATTCGGCCGGCGGGGTCCAGGCGGCGACGCGGTCGAACGTGACCAGTTCCGGCCTGCTCGAATCGACCTCGAACAGCACCGATCTGGCCATCGACGGCCAGGGCTTCTTCGTCGTTTCGGCCGGCGACGGCACCGACACGCTCTACTACACCCGCAACGGCGCCTTCACGGTGAATACCGAGGGCGAGCTGACCAACAACGGCTACACGCTGCTCGGCTGGCCGACCGATGCCGACGGCAACGTGACCGGCGGTACCAATACCGAGAACCTGACCCCGATCGACATCGACAGCATCGCTTCGTCGGCTTCGGCGACAACGGAAGCCTCGGTCGTCGCCAACCTGCCGGCCAATGCCGAGATCGGCGACACCTTCACGTCGACCATGGATCTCTACGACTCGCTCGGCACGCCGGCCCAGTCGACGATGACCTGGACCAAGACCGCCGAGAATACCTGGACGCTGTCCTTCTCCGATCCGACCGCCTCCGGCGACACCACCACCACGGTCGGCACCGTCTCGTCGAGCGCCATCACGGTCACGTTCAACGGCGACGGCACGCTGGCCTCGACCGATCCGTCGCCGGCGACGCTGACGATCGCCGGCTGGACCTCGGGCGCCGTCGACAGTTCGATCAGCCTCGATCTCGGCACCGCCGGCTCGGCCAACGGCCTCAGCCAATATACCTCGTCCGCCTCGACCCTGACGGTGTCGCCGACCATCTCGCAGGACGGCAAGGCCTACGGCACCCTGTCGAGCATCGCGGTCGCCGACGACGGCACCGTCAACGCGACCTATTCCAACGGCCAGACAAAATCGATCTTCAAGATTCCGGTCGCCACCTTCACCAACGCCAACGGGCTCGAGGCTCTGAGCGGCGCGGTCTATCGGGTCACCGACGAATCCGGCGCCTCGACCCTGCATCTGGCCGGCGCGGATGGGGCCGGCACCATCCAGGGCTCGACGCTGGAGGCCTCGACCACCGATACCAACGAGCAGTTCTCCAACATGATCGCCGCCCAGCAGGCCTATTCGGCCGCCTCCAAGGTGATGTCGACGGCGAACGACATGTTCCAGACGCTGCTGCAGGTGGTGAGCTGA
- a CDS encoding DUF2244 domain-containing protein has product MTDSNAALAETPFFSAVLLPHRSLGPRGFLILMGAVALVSFAVGLLFYRIGAWPVSGFLGLDAGLVWFAFRLNYRAARAREEVSVSPHEVVVRRIAAHGPVSEYRFNPLWVRLDVEEVEDEGVTRIALRSHGRSLAIGGFLNPDDRTSFAEAFRRALAAARSGRPGDLLAARAAE; this is encoded by the coding sequence ATGACGGACAGCAACGCAGCCCTTGCCGAAACGCCCTTCTTTTCAGCCGTGCTTCTGCCGCACAGGTCGCTCGGTCCGCGCGGCTTTCTGATCCTGATGGGTGCGGTGGCCCTCGTATCCTTCGCGGTCGGCCTCCTGTTCTATCGGATCGGCGCCTGGCCGGTGAGCGGCTTCCTCGGGCTCGACGCCGGCCTCGTCTGGTTCGCCTTTCGCTTGAACTATCGCGCGGCGCGGGCACGCGAGGAGGTCTCGGTCTCGCCGCACGAGGTGGTGGTCCGCCGGATCGCTGCGCATGGCCCGGTGTCCGAATACCGTTTCAATCCGCTCTGGGTTCGGCTCGATGTCGAGGAGGTCGAGGACGAAGGCGTCACCCGCATCGCGCTGCGCTCGCATGGCCGCAGCCTGGCGATCGGCGGCTTTCTCAATCCGGACGACCGCACCTCCTTCGCCGAGGCCTTCCGGCGGGCGCTCGCCGCGGCGAGATCGGGCCGACCGGGCGATCTTCTCGCGGCGCGGGCCGCGGAATGA
- a CDS encoding methylated-DNA--[protein]-cysteine S-methyltransferase, whose amino-acid sequence MTLDLFANLEPQPVGAAGTDLDADPAGDYRLVKAAIELMSERWREQPSVEAIAAKLRLTPVQLQRLLVRWAGLTPKAFLQAITLDAARALLKDAASVLDTTYEVGLSGPGRLHDLFVTHEAMTPGDYRARGRGLTMRWGLHPSPFGTALAVATDRGLAGLGFAEPGGEAEALADMTRRWPQADYVEDAAATAPYVARVFDPAEWRADRPLKVVMIGTDFEIRVWRTLLRIPMGRATTYSDIAAHVGNPKANRAVGTAVGRNPLSFVVPCHRVLGRSGDLCGYHWGLTRKRAILGWEAGQVAG is encoded by the coding sequence ATGACCCTCGATCTCTTCGCCAATCTCGAGCCTCAGCCCGTCGGCGCGGCCGGCACCGATCTCGATGCCGATCCGGCCGGCGACTATCGGCTGGTCAAGGCCGCCATCGAACTGATGAGCGAGCGCTGGCGCGAGCAGCCGAGCGTCGAGGCGATCGCCGCCAAGCTGCGCCTGACCCCGGTCCAGTTGCAGCGGCTCCTGGTCCGCTGGGCCGGGCTGACCCCGAAGGCCTTCCTGCAGGCGATCACGCTCGATGCGGCGCGCGCGCTTCTGAAAGATGCCGCCAGCGTGCTCGACACCACCTACGAGGTCGGCCTTTCGGGGCCCGGGCGGCTGCACGATCTGTTCGTCACCCACGAGGCGATGACGCCGGGCGACTACCGGGCGCGCGGGCGCGGGCTGACCATGCGCTGGGGCCTGCATCCCTCGCCCTTCGGCACGGCGCTGGCGGTGGCGACCGATCGCGGCCTGGCCGGGCTCGGCTTCGCGGAACCGGGCGGCGAGGCCGAGGCCCTCGCCGACATGACCCGGCGCTGGCCGCAGGCCGACTATGTCGAGGATGCCGCCGCCACCGCCCCTTACGTGGCGCGCGTGTTCGATCCGGCCGAATGGCGTGCCGACCGGCCGCTGAAGGTGGTGATGATCGGCACGGATTTCGAAATCCGCGTCTGGCGCACGCTGCTGCGCATCCCGATGGGCCGCGCCACCACCTATTCGGACATCGCCGCCCATGTCGGCAACCCGAAGGCCAACCGCGCGGTCGGCACCGCCGTCGGCCGCAATCCGCTCAGCTTCGTCGTCCCCTGCCACCGCGTGCTCGGCCGCTCCGGCGACCTGTGCGGCTACCACTGGGGCCTGACCCGCAAGCGCGCCATCCTCGGCTGGGAGGCCGGACAGGTCGCCGGATAG
- the flgK gene encoding flagellar hook-associated protein FlgK, producing MVISVASRIAYSGLTAAQVKINVTAANIANADTEGYSVKTATQSSLVAEGIAVGVSVTGVSSKVDRILLRSLMTAKSDLGAAETTADYADRLQSLMGSVSSDDDSGSSIAAAVTALESAASALATDPSDATAAAEFVLAADAMATQLRSLSASVQSLRGDADADIAATVSETNDALHTIDELNVAIVAARARGESSADLEDKRNAALATVAGALAVTFTVADTGAMTVATTGGQTLVGASVHELGFSAVAAMTADTVTSAITVDGRTLDPGSGTLEALLTLRDETLPATQDALDALAGALIDTLNAVTATGTAVPAPDSLTGTAAVAATDALDGSGTLHVAVLDADGAVVSTSDLDLSAYATVGDLVDALNGIDGISASIDADGHLAIATTAADTGVALGGDAVVGGDAASVAAAFGFNDLLTGTGAADIAVRATLLDDSGGLALGSLDDGATTVGSIALASGSQTVAQALAEALGASLNFSAAGRLSARSTDLAGYAAAIVSDVASVAARADTALTTAETVESNLSASLSSATGVNVDEETARLSQYQNLYSAAASVMEVANEMFSTLLDMVSSAT from the coding sequence ATGGTCATCTCGGTCGCGAGCAGGATCGCCTATTCGGGGCTGACGGCGGCCCAGGTCAAGATCAACGTCACCGCCGCCAATATCGCCAATGCCGACACAGAGGGCTATTCGGTCAAGACGGCGACGCAATCCTCCCTGGTCGCCGAGGGCATCGCCGTCGGCGTCTCGGTCACGGGCGTGTCCTCCAAGGTCGACCGGATTCTGCTGCGTTCGCTGATGACGGCGAAGAGCGACCTCGGCGCGGCCGAGACGACCGCCGACTATGCCGATCGGCTGCAGAGCCTGATGGGCAGCGTCTCGTCCGACGACGACAGCGGATCCTCGATCGCCGCTGCGGTCACGGCGCTGGAAAGCGCAGCCTCGGCGCTCGCCACCGACCCGTCCGACGCCACCGCTGCGGCCGAATTCGTGCTGGCGGCCGATGCCATGGCGACCCAACTGCGCTCCCTGTCCGCCTCCGTCCAGAGCCTGCGCGGCGATGCGGATGCCGACATCGCCGCGACGGTGTCCGAAACCAACGATGCCCTACACACCATCGACGAACTCAACGTCGCCATCGTCGCGGCACGCGCGCGCGGCGAATCCTCCGCCGATCTGGAGGACAAGCGCAATGCCGCCCTCGCCACAGTCGCCGGAGCCCTGGCGGTCACCTTCACGGTCGCCGACACCGGCGCCATGACGGTCGCCACCACCGGCGGCCAGACCCTGGTCGGCGCCAGCGTGCACGAACTGGGCTTCTCGGCCGTCGCGGCCATGACCGCCGACACGGTCACGTCCGCGATCACGGTCGACGGCCGCACGCTCGATCCGGGCTCCGGCACACTCGAAGCCCTGCTGACTCTGCGCGACGAGACCCTGCCGGCGACCCAGGACGCTCTCGACGCCCTGGCCGGTGCCCTGATCGACACCCTCAACGCGGTCACCGCGACCGGGACGGCGGTGCCGGCCCCGGACAGTCTGACCGGTACCGCGGCGGTTGCGGCGACCGATGCGCTCGACGGGTCGGGAACCTTGCATGTCGCGGTGCTCGATGCGGACGGCGCGGTGGTCAGCACGAGCGACCTCGACCTTTCCGCCTATGCGACCGTCGGCGATCTGGTCGATGCCCTCAACGGCATCGACGGCATCTCGGCCTCGATCGATGCGGACGGCCATCTCGCGATCGCGACCACGGCCGCCGACACCGGCGTGGCGCTCGGCGGCGATGCCGTCGTCGGCGGCGACGCGGCGTCCGTCGCGGCGGCCTTCGGCTTCAACGACCTCCTGACCGGCACCGGTGCCGCCGACATCGCCGTCCGCGCCACGCTTCTGGACGATTCCGGCGGGCTCGCGCTCGGCAGCCTCGACGACGGCGCGACCACGGTCGGGTCGATCGCGCTGGCGTCGGGGTCGCAGACCGTCGCACAGGCGCTGGCCGAGGCTTTGGGCGCGTCCCTGAACTTTTCGGCGGCCGGCCGGTTGTCGGCGCGCAGCACCGATCTTGCCGGCTATGCGGCGGCGATCGTCTCGGATGTCGCCTCGGTCGCGGCGCGGGCCGACACCGCCCTGACCACGGCGGAGACCGTCGAGAGCAATCTGTCGGCGTCCCTCAGTTCCGCGACCGGGGTCAATGTCGACGAGGAGACGGCCCGGCTGTCGCAATACCAGAACCTTTATTCCGCCGCGGCCAGCGTCATGGAGGTCGCCAACGAGATGTTCTCGACCCTGCTCGACATGGTGTCGAGCGCCACCTGA
- the htpG gene encoding molecular chaperone HtpG: MSSTDTIEQPAESHAFQAEVARLLHLMVHSVYSNRDIFLRELISNAADACEKLRWLAVSDPALNADGAPLEIVIEADPAGRRLTVSDNGVGMTRQELVDNLGTIARSGTRAFLEQANAAKDAAAGQDGGAKDGSRLIGQFGVGFYSAFMVAARVVVTSRRAGSNEAWRWISDGQGTFEVAPADLADAPARGTRIVLELTEDAKDYAEETTVERVVKTYSAHVPVPIRFAKAGEAASRELTDGSALWAKAKSEVTKEEYAEFYGNVSGQWDEPALTIHYRAEGRTEYSVLLFVPSMKPFDLFDPARKGRVKLYVRRIFISDEVEILPAWARFVRGVIDSEDLPLNLSRELLQSNPLLETIRKGVTGRILTELGKLATSDAEAYLRIWEAFGPVIKEGLYEDPDRRDDLFKIIRFKSTKSGDGWRSLADYVADLKENQTRIHYVLADSPERAAASPHLEGFRARDVEVLLLTDPVDAFWVRTALGYDGKPFQSVTQGAADLDAIPLAEGAPKPDAAAAGAAEVAAVVAFVKETLGDRVADVRSSTRLAESPACLVAPDFGPDKEFEKLMSRSQGRSDFTKPILELNPQHPLVAAMARHLADTDRTLVEDAGFLLFGQARILDGEAPDDPADFGRRLVHVMQKLMV, translated from the coding sequence ATGAGCAGCACCGATACGATCGAGCAACCTGCCGAATCCCATGCCTTCCAGGCCGAGGTGGCGCGCCTTCTCCACCTGATGGTCCACTCGGTCTATTCGAACCGCGACATCTTCCTGCGCGAACTGATCTCCAATGCCGCCGACGCCTGCGAGAAGCTGCGCTGGCTGGCGGTGTCCGATCCTGCGCTGAACGCGGACGGCGCGCCGCTGGAAATCGTCATCGAGGCCGATCCGGCCGGCCGGCGGCTGACCGTCTCCGACAACGGCGTCGGCATGACCCGTCAGGAGCTGGTCGACAATCTCGGCACCATCGCGCGCTCCGGCACGCGCGCGTTCCTCGAACAGGCGAACGCCGCCAAGGACGCCGCGGCCGGCCAGGACGGCGGCGCAAAGGACGGCTCGCGTCTGATCGGCCAGTTCGGCGTCGGCTTCTATTCGGCCTTCATGGTCGCGGCCCGCGTCGTCGTGACCAGCCGCCGGGCCGGATCCAACGAGGCCTGGCGCTGGATCTCGGACGGGCAAGGTACGTTCGAGGTCGCCCCGGCCGACCTTGCCGATGCACCCGCGCGCGGCACCCGGATCGTGCTCGAACTGACCGAGGACGCCAAGGACTATGCCGAGGAGACGACGGTCGAGCGGGTCGTGAAGACCTATTCGGCGCATGTGCCCGTACCGATCCGCTTCGCCAAGGCCGGCGAGGCGGCCTCCCGGGAACTGACCGACGGCTCGGCCCTGTGGGCAAAGGCGAAGTCGGAGGTGACCAAGGAGGAATATGCCGAGTTCTACGGCAACGTCTCCGGCCAGTGGGACGAGCCTGCGCTGACCATCCACTACCGCGCCGAGGGCCGCACCGAATATTCGGTGCTCCTGTTCGTGCCGTCGATGAAGCCGTTCGACCTGTTCGATCCGGCGCGCAAGGGCCGCGTCAAGCTCTATGTCCGGCGCATCTTCATCTCCGACGAAGTCGAGATCCTGCCGGCCTGGGCGCGCTTCGTGCGCGGCGTCATCGACAGCGAGGACCTGCCGCTCAACCTGTCACGCGAATTGCTGCAGTCGAACCCGCTGCTGGAGACCATCCGCAAGGGCGTGACCGGCCGCATTCTCACCGAACTCGGCAAGCTCGCCACGTCGGATGCCGAGGCCTATCTGCGCATCTGGGAGGCGTTCGGCCCGGTCATCAAGGAGGGTCTCTACGAGGATCCCGACCGGCGCGACGATCTCTTCAAGATCATCCGCTTCAAGTCGACCAAGTCGGGCGACGGCTGGCGCTCGCTCGCCGACTATGTCGCGGACCTGAAGGAGAACCAGACGCGCATCCACTATGTGCTCGCCGACAGCCCCGAGCGGGCCGCCGCCAGCCCGCATCTGGAAGGCTTCCGCGCCCGCGATGTCGAGGTGCTGCTGCTGACCGACCCGGTCGATGCCTTCTGGGTGCGCACCGCGCTCGGCTATGACGGCAAGCCGTTCCAGTCGGTGACGCAGGGTGCGGCCGATCTCGACGCCATCCCGCTCGCCGAAGGGGCGCCGAAGCCGGATGCGGCGGCGGCGGGTGCCGCCGAGGTCGCCGCCGTCGTCGCCTTCGTCAAGGAGACGCTCGGCGACCGGGTCGCCGACGTGCGCAGTTCGACCCGTCTCGCCGAAAGCCCGGCCTGCCTCGTCGCGCCCGATTTCGGACCCGACAAGGAATTCGAGAAGCTCATGTCGCGCAGCCAGGGCCGCAGCGACTTCACCAAGCCGATCCTGGAACTCAATCCGCAGCACCCGCTGGTCGCCGCCATGGCGCGCCATCTGGCCGACACCGATCGGACGCTGGTCGAGGATGCCGGCTTCCTGCTGTTCGGCCAGGCCCGCATCCTGGACGGCGAGGCCCCGGACGATCCGGCCGATTTCGGCCGCCGTCTGGTTCATGTCATGCAGAAGCTGATGGTCTGA
- the nth gene encoding endonuclease III, producing MAADQQKPREKSVKSRSPAAKPAGTRPAGKAPSAAQPAGATTRAAPMRPKPAARKAPAGKPVGSYTADEIRTIFERFRAVAPEPKGELDHVNPFTLLVAVVLSAQATDVGVNKATRELFRLADTPAKMVALGEDRVRDLIKTIGLFRNKAKNTILLSQALLDRFGGEVPADRDALVSLPGVGRKTANVVLNGAFGQPTLAVDTHILRLGNRLRLAPGKTPDEVEAALLKVIPDEFLRHAHHWLILHGRYVCKARKPDCAQCVIADLCRSDEKTNAVPLPLEIARAGYPRGAEPAPEA from the coding sequence ATGGCCGCCGATCAGCAGAAGCCCAGGGAAAAATCCGTGAAAAGCCGTAGCCCAGCGGCAAAGCCGGCTGGCACGCGTCCTGCGGGGAAGGCGCCGTCGGCCGCCCAGCCGGCCGGCGCGACGACCCGGGCGGCGCCGATGCGGCCGAAGCCGGCGGCGCGGAAGGCTCCGGCCGGAAAGCCGGTGGGATCCTATACGGCCGACGAAATCCGCACCATCTTTGAGCGCTTTCGCGCCGTGGCGCCGGAGCCGAAGGGCGAACTCGATCACGTCAACCCGTTCACGCTGCTGGTCGCGGTGGTCTTGTCCGCCCAGGCGACCGATGTCGGGGTCAACAAGGCGACGCGCGAACTATTCCGGCTCGCCGATACGCCGGCCAAGATGGTCGCGCTCGGCGAGGACCGCGTGCGCGACCTGATCAAGACGATCGGCCTCTTCCGCAACAAGGCCAAGAACACGATCCTGCTGTCGCAGGCCCTGCTCGACCGCTTCGGCGGCGAGGTTCCGGCCGACCGCGACGCGCTGGTCAGCCTGCCGGGGGTCGGCCGCAAGACCGCCAATGTGGTGCTGAACGGCGCCTTCGGGCAGCCGACGCTGGCGGTCGACACCCATATCCTGCGGCTCGGCAACCGGCTCCGTCTGGCGCCGGGCAAGACCCCCGACGAGGTCGAAGCCGCGCTTCTGAAGGTGATCCCGGACGAATTCCTGCGCCACGCGCATCACTGGCTGATCCTGCACGGGCGCTATGTCTGCAAGGCCCGCAAGCCGGATTGCGCGCAATGCGTGATCGCCGATCTGTGCCGGAGCGACGAGAAGACCAATGCCGTGCCGCTGCCGCTCGAGATCGCCCGGGCCGGCTACCCGCGCGGCGCCGAGCCGGCGCCGGAGGCCTGA